The following coding sequences lie in one Arachis stenosperma cultivar V10309 chromosome 5, arast.V10309.gnm1.PFL2, whole genome shotgun sequence genomic window:
- the LOC130983059 gene encoding protein KOKOPELLI, with protein MARSEADQNHEKKSLEHSYRHLPVKSTASSIARKQPQPHQMVIRPTLLDQRYSGIKVFSHKNREGSALHRKGSHKERDEPQDKDDDEVEESSSNNYQSSSSWTSQEVSANGSGGNSSEDHSLQGEIEVSTSGTMVDASYEYSSEECDNNSYTSNDNYNYNSLNSSDSLKSGRYYNKIKPEKKVGGLRKLKNKLGLIFHHHHHHHHYHHDNDDNYDDDGSIDSKRRQRHSMWSNLQNVFHHKNKHHGMITNGSDEKPRRGSVVARVTHKNQVGQFHRLVEGLMGHMRHAKKPKKPHKVAVKGSRNAPHGHRKKNPNWWKMLQQHRGVKVKNRGRVRKEFIGQKSPKMLT; from the coding sequence ATGGCTCGGTCAGAAGCTGATCAAAATCATGAGAAAAAGAGTCTTGAACATTCTTATAGACATCTGCCAGTGAAATCCACAGCTTCCAGCATTGCAAGGAAACAACCACAACCACATCAGATGGTGATAAGACCAACACTACTGGATCAAAGGTACAGTGGAATTAAGGTATTCTCCCATAAAAATAGAGAAGGGTCTGCATTACACAGAAAAGGATCCCATAAGGAAAGGGATGAACCACAAGACAAGGATGATGATGAAGTTGAGGAGTCTAGTTCAAATAACTATCAATCTTCTTCTAGCTGGACCTCACAAGAAGTAAGTGCCAATGGTAGTGGTGGTAACAGTTCTGAGGACCACTCCTTGCAAGGTGAGATAGAAGTTTCCACATCAGGAACTATGGTTGATGCATCATATGAATATAGTTCAGAGGAGTGTGATAATAATTCTTATACATCtaatgataattataattataactCTTTGAATAGCTCTGATAGCCTCAAGTCTGGTAGATActacaacaaaataaaacctGAGAAAAAAGTTGGAGGACTAAGGAAGCTGAAGAACAAGTTGGGACTAATCtttcaccaccaccaccatcatcatcaCTATCACCATGATAATGATGATAATTATGATGATGATGGAAGCATTGACTCAAAGAGGAGGCAAAGACACTCTATGTGGAGTAACTTGCAGAATGTCTTCCACCATAAGAACAAGCATCATGGGATGATAACGAATGGAAGCGATGAGAAGCCAAGGAGAGGAAGTGTTGTTGCAAGAGTGACTCACAAGAACCAGGTTGGACAGTTTCACAGGCTTGTGGAAGGGCTCATGGGACACATGCGGCATGCAAAGAAGCCCAAGAAACCTCACAAGGTTGCTGTGAAAGGTTCAAGGAATGCCCCACATGGACatagaaagaagaatccaaatTGGTGGAAAATGCTACAACAACACCGGGGAGTGAAGGTGAAGAATAGAGGTAGAGTTAGAAAAGAGTTCATAGGCCAAAAATCACCAAAGATGCTTACTTAG
- the LOC130983299 gene encoding uncharacterized protein LOC130983299 has protein sequence MTNENTSSVEIDYEYEDYNSSKRPKMTSKVWEDMQRIQTTDGSKALCKHCGKMLQANCGTSHLKRHLMICPKRPKTADHTEDSMPTVCFRGSGSAKDSGLNTLLMVRPLKVEPESQVTIYSQNPNIRVPTAIPSIENTPSSIRELHEKNSSNLLLPGIESPQNEEELVLNDVEMKAFYASLDAETSVTSPSQDISAVTESSNSTPCEETKNALQTLQDLLSKDFSALVHPGQCGTFKSTIDYLSKLSSDDGVSSEIKLLILEVSREFTRWSCDYNDASRKIESASANILKADKLEESLEVNKNQFKEVLSLENELSNQIASLEQKKKELEEQISAIKANLSVFQSAKNTAIKRKREVFEEAKTLKAQRDELRDQVPHLRDECEEAKKIQANLRAEWTKLGEKFSKGLTGVNCEDSDGMAIQICQPENQI, from the exons ATGACAAATGAGAATACAAGCAGTGTTGAGATAGATTATGAATATGAAGATTATAATAGTTCAAAGCGCCCAAAAATGACATCCAAAGTATGGGAAGATATGCAGCGAATCCAAACAACTGATGGAAGTAAAGCTCTGTGCAAGCATTGTGGAAAGATGTTGCAAGCTAATTGTGGGACTTCTCATTTGAAACGTCACTTAATGATATGCCCGAAGCGTCCAAAAACTGCTGATCATACTGAAGATTCAATGCCTACAGTTTGTTTCAGAGGTAGTGGCAGTGCCAAAG ATTCTGGATTAAACACACTGCTTATGGTTCGTCCATTAAAGGTTGAACCCGAATCCCAAGTCACAATTTATTCACAGAATCCAAATATTAGGGTACCAACTGCCATTCCATCTATAGAAAACACCCCCAGTTCCATACGAGAACTACATGAGAAAAACAGTTCCAATTTGTTGCTGCCTGGCATTGAATCCCCCCAGAATGAAGAGGAACTTGTACTGAACGATGTAGAAATGAAAGCATTTTATGCTTCTCTTGATGCTGAGACCTCAGTTACATCACCTTCCCAAGATATCTCAGCCGTTACCGAATCATCGAACAGCACACCATGTGAAGAGACCAAGAATGCATTGCAAACACTGCAAGACCTTCTCTCCAAAGACTTCTCTGCACTAGTGCATCCTGGACAGTGTGGTACCTTCAAATCTACTATAGATTACCTTTCCAAGTTGTCTTCTGACGATGGAGTCTCATCAGAAATAAAGTTGTTGATATTAGAAGTTTCAAGAGAATTCACCAGGTGGAGTTGTGACTACAATGATGCTAGTAGGAAAATAGAGTCTGCCAGTGCCAACATCTTGAAAGCAGATAAACTAGAAGAGAGTCTTGAAGTGAACAAGAATCAGTTCAAGGAAGTCTTGTCGTTGGAAAATGAGTTAAGCAACCAGATCGCGAGCTTGgagcagaagaagaaagagctAGAAGAGCAAATAAGTGCCATTAAGGCTAACTTATCTGTTTTTCAATCAGCAAAGAACACAGCTATTAAGAGGAAAAGGGAAGTCTTTGAAGAAGCAAAGACACTCAAAGCACAAAGAGATGAGTTGAGGGACCAAGTGCCTCACTTGAGAGATGAGTGTGAAGAGGCCAAGAAAATACAAGCAAATTTAAGAGCTGAATGGACAAAGCTTGGAGAAAAATTTAGCAAAGGCTTAACTGGGGTAAATTGTGAGGACTCGGATGGTATGGCTATTCAGATATGTCAACcagaaaatcaaatttaa